From Faecalicatena sp. Marseille-Q4148:
TTCATATTTTACTTCCAAACCAATAATTCCCTGGTTATCTCCACCGGTAAAGCCGATTACCGTGGCGCCAAGATCTTCATACGGATAGAATCGCTTAAAGTCTTCATCCACTTTCACTCCCGCAAGATCATAACCTCTAATCCTATCCCCGGTCTCTTTATCCACATTTGTCTTAATCCGTTCAATCGAAGATACTTTCTCTACTCGTTTCCTCACAGCGCTTTCTGACATTCCAAGCTCTCTTACAAGCATCTGTATTACTGCTTCCTTGTCTTCCACCTGATTATAAATTACAGAGATCGTACATACCGTCCTGTTTGTCGCCAATACTTTTCCATTTACATCTACAATTTCTCCTCTGGCTGCTTTAATATCCCGCTCCCGCTCATGGAGCTGTTCTGCCCGATTTTGATAGTATTCTGCATCAAACAGCATTAAGTAGATAAGCCGCCCAACCAGCGCCAGCAATACAGCGCCGGCACAGAGAAAGATTACAAACATTTTCTTCTTATTATAAGTCTTATTTCGCATAAAAAATCCCTGCAGAATCATTGATACAGTTTATTAATGATTCCACAGGGTTATTCCTATTCTTCTGCCGGCACATCATCTGCCGCCGGTTCTATTTGGGTAATCCCCAGATACGGGAATACCTTTTCCATAATTCTTTTCGAAAGGTCTGCCACATAAGCGCTGTTGGACTGATTATCCGTATTGATCTCATCAATCACAACATAGATCACGACTTCCGGATTGCTAATCGGCGCTGCTCCGGCAAATGAAAGCAAATGTTTATTTTCACTTCTCGGATGCTTCTGCGCTGTACCTGTCTTACCTCCAATATCATAGCCTTCAATCTGATAGTCGGTTCCGGTTCCGTATTCAACAACTGCCCGAAGGTATTCTTTTACCATATCAGAAGTTTTCTGGGAAATTGTTTTTTTCATTAAGACCGGATCTTTATTCTCAATTACATTTCCATCTGCATCCTGAATCTGTTTCACGAGATGCGGCTCATAATAATTGCCTCCATTTACGAGCGAACAAAATGCTGCTGCCATCTGTGTCATCGTCACATTAAAGTTCTGCCCAAAAGAGTTGGTCGCCAGGTCAATCGGTCCCATATCTTCTGCCTGATATAAAATACCAAGCGCTTCTCCTGGTAAATCGATTCCGGTATACTCGCCAAATCCAAAAATCTTCTGATATTTGCAAAATTCTTCCGGACCAATAGCGCTTGCCATATGCATCAGAGCCACATTACAGGAATTTGCCACCGCATCCTGAATTGTTTCCGTTCCATGTCCATCTTTGTAGTGACATGGAATCGGCGCTGCATTTTCCACAACCCGAAGCGAACCGCCGCAGACATATGTTTCGTTACCGGTAAGTTTTCCACTTTCAAGTCCCGCTGCCACGGTAAATGGTTTCATTGTTGAACCCGGCTCAAATGTATCTGTCACCGCAAAGTTTTTCCAGATTTCCTGAAGCGCTTCAATCTTTCCATTCACACCTGTTTTTTCATTCGTTGTGTTTTCCAGATTCGCAATTTCTTCATCCGAATAGAAAGAAGTCAGATCTCTTGGATCATTCAGATTGTAAAACGGATAAGTCGCCTCTGTCAGAATGCTTCCTGTATTCGGATCCATAATAATCACAGCTGTATTTTTACTTCCAAGCTCCGTTCTCCGTCCGGTTGTCTCGTCATATTTCTCATATTCTTTATTAAATTCCGCAATAACTTCTTCTACCATACTCTGCAGGTTCAGGTCAAGCGTTGTAACAATATGGTCGCCATTCTTTGCTTCTTTTACTACCCGCTCTAACGAGGAATCGTAATCAAGATACCCATACTCTCTTCCATCGGTTCCATTTAAAATATCGTTGTAAGAACTCTCAAGACCGCCATTTCCCACATTTCCGGAAGACGTAAATCCAAGCACATCGCTGGCAAGCGTATCATACGGATAGGATCTGATGTAATCATCTTCCAGCCAGATTCCCATAAGAAGCGGATAATTTTCATTGTCCGCATCCATTTCTTCAAATTTCTTTGCCGTATCATAATCAATCTGCTTTTTCATAATAATATACCGGCTTTCCGGTTTCTCTTTTAAAGTTGCACGAAGTTCTGCTTCTGTAATTCCGAAACATTCCTGCACAACAGATGCTGTCTCAGAAATAATCTTTTCCTGCTTCTTTTCATCTGACAATAACACCTTTGCATCTAAAATTACATTATATACTCTCTCGCTTGTCGCTAACTTACTGCCGTTCCTGTCGAGAATATCTCCCCGCTTAAACGGAATGATCTTGCTGTCATATTGCTGCTGATCCAAAACGATTTTTGTATACTTTTCTCCGCTGGATGCATTAATGTATGTAATTCGAATAATTAAACCAACAAAAGCCAGTATAACTGCCATAAATAGCATTACCAGCTTTTTCTGCATTTTCATCGGAAATTTTTTCCGCAAAAATTCAAATTTTCTCTTTTTTTTCTTCGCCATTCACTCACCTGTTATTTCTCTGCTTTTTCAGCTCTGGCAACAACACCGCTGTCCGGAATCGCTTCGTACTGCTTCACATAGTCATTGGTCGGGCTCTGGTAAGAAATCACCTGATCCTTTGAAGCATATACCATCCCAAGTTCATTCATTGCCCGCGTGCGGATATCATTCAGATTGATCTTATCCATCAGTGCATTGTAGCGTGTGGTATTCTCTTCTTTCTGTGCTGCAAGCTCCTGCTGCATCACAGCAATCGTTTCCGAACGGTTCACAGCTTCGTTCTGAAGTTTCAAATAAGAAACGCAAACTGCCAATACCAATATTGCTGCAGCGCTTAAAAACACCACATATC
This genomic window contains:
- a CDS encoding penicillin-binding protein 2; its protein translation is MAKKKKRKFEFLRKKFPMKMQKKLVMLFMAVILAFVGLIIRITYINASSGEKYTKIVLDQQQYDSKIIPFKRGDILDRNGSKLATSERVYNVILDAKVLLSDEKKQEKIISETASVVQECFGITEAELRATLKEKPESRYIIMKKQIDYDTAKKFEEMDADNENYPLLMGIWLEDDYIRSYPYDTLASDVLGFTSSGNVGNGGLESSYNDILNGTDGREYGYLDYDSSLERVVKEAKNGDHIVTTLDLNLQSMVEEVIAEFNKEYEKYDETTGRRTELGSKNTAVIIMDPNTGSILTEATYPFYNLNDPRDLTSFYSDEEIANLENTTNEKTGVNGKIEALQEIWKNFAVTDTFEPGSTMKPFTVAAGLESGKLTGNETYVCGGSLRVVENAAPIPCHYKDGHGTETIQDAVANSCNVALMHMASAIGPEEFCKYQKIFGFGEYTGIDLPGEALGILYQAEDMGPIDLATNSFGQNFNVTMTQMAAAFCSLVNGGNYYEPHLVKQIQDADGNVIENKDPVLMKKTISQKTSDMVKEYLRAVVEYGTGTDYQIEGYDIGGKTGTAQKHPRSENKHLLSFAGAAPISNPEVVIYVVIDEINTDNQSNSAYVADLSKRIMEKVFPYLGITQIEPAADDVPAEE